In Myxococcus stipitatus, the following are encoded in one genomic region:
- a CDS encoding heavy metal-associated domain-containing protein, whose protein sequence is MTPNNETLLKVDGMTCRSCIRHVNEALRDLDGVQDVNVWLDRGQVLVKHDAGTAKVSALIEALRDAGYESAPAA, encoded by the coding sequence ATGACGCCCAATAACGAGACCCTGCTGAAGGTCGACGGAATGACCTGCCGGTCCTGCATCCGCCACGTCAACGAGGCGCTCCGCGACCTCGACGGCGTGCAGGACGTCAATGTCTGGCTCGACCGCGGCCAGGTGCTGGTGAAGCACGACGCGGGGACCGCGAAGGTCAGCGCGCTCATCGAGGCGCTCCGGGACGCTGGATACGAATCCGCCCCCGCCGCATGA
- a CDS encoding DUF2171 domain-containing protein, whose translation MVRFGDVREGMTVRAADGRKVGRVSGIGDIHFELERGLVPIPRHDYLVAYSDVDFIGGDDIYLTRSDHPLLQLEADDDGGALPPRESSGMDAEPVNLSATDDENSTRH comes from the coding sequence ATGGTTCGGTTCGGTGATGTGCGCGAGGGAATGACGGTGAGGGCCGCGGACGGGCGCAAGGTGGGGCGTGTCTCCGGCATCGGGGACATCCACTTCGAGCTGGAGCGCGGCCTGGTCCCCATCCCTCGCCACGACTATCTCGTGGCGTACAGCGACGTGGACTTCATCGGCGGTGACGACATCTACCTGACGCGCTCGGACCACCCCTTGCTCCAACTCGAGGCGGATGACGACGGCGGCGCCCTGCCTCCGCGCGAATCCTCCGGGATGGACGCGGAGCCCGTGAATCTCAGCGCGACGGATGACGAGAACTCCACACGTCACTGA
- a CDS encoding TolC family protein, with product MKIWSSSRWKKPAQGALLASTFVLGGCVTVPYADDVRDVRSTLGSRWAPELPVPALTGEAPRGEDVDTVVKELLSQPLTADAAVRIALLNNRDLRAAMHELGIATGNVVQASLPPIPEVGLEVTKPAGSTKVQTGLGLEYNLSDLILLPQRRGVALAERASEQARTASEVLGLAYRTRLAFYEVQARRQQLELRNLALRNAQARYGTAVELEKVGNLRALDLATERSAVEAARLAVAEADNALQDAREDLNVELGLFGADTQWTVDALLADPSDALSKQEGLEARAIEVSLDLSELRGRMEAADRRNQLARTEGFLPTLSGGVHGEREDDRWEMGASLRVGVPLFDRKRGERIATLSSRESLKARYEATATAIRASLRQARFRVESTASRAMHVRDVLLPATRKALEETVLQYNAMQLGVFDLLRAQDNVTNAASTYVDTLLEHHRARAALEQLLAGRHQGVELAPTRISSAASGSAPAADAH from the coding sequence ATGAAGATCTGGTCATCCTCCCGTTGGAAGAAGCCCGCTCAGGGCGCCCTGTTGGCCTCCACGTTCGTGCTCGGTGGTTGCGTGACGGTCCCCTATGCCGATGATGTGCGTGACGTCCGCTCGACGTTGGGTTCCCGCTGGGCTCCCGAGCTCCCGGTCCCCGCGCTCACGGGCGAGGCCCCTCGCGGCGAAGACGTCGACACCGTGGTGAAGGAGTTGCTGTCCCAGCCGCTCACGGCCGACGCCGCGGTGCGCATCGCGCTGCTCAACAACCGCGACCTGCGCGCGGCCATGCACGAGCTGGGCATCGCCACCGGCAACGTCGTGCAGGCAAGCCTCCCGCCCATCCCCGAGGTGGGGCTCGAGGTGACCAAGCCCGCGGGCAGCACCAAGGTCCAGACGGGCCTCGGGCTCGAGTACAACCTGTCCGACCTCATCCTCCTCCCGCAGCGCCGAGGCGTGGCCCTGGCCGAGCGCGCGTCGGAGCAGGCTCGCACGGCGAGCGAGGTGCTGGGCCTTGCGTACCGCACGCGCCTGGCCTTCTACGAAGTACAGGCGCGGCGTCAGCAACTGGAGCTGCGCAACCTGGCGCTCCGCAACGCACAGGCTCGCTACGGCACGGCCGTGGAGCTGGAGAAGGTGGGCAACCTTCGCGCGCTCGACCTGGCCACCGAGCGCTCCGCCGTGGAAGCCGCGCGTCTGGCCGTGGCCGAGGCGGACAACGCCCTCCAGGATGCTCGTGAGGACCTCAACGTGGAGCTGGGCCTCTTCGGCGCCGATACTCAGTGGACGGTGGACGCGCTCCTGGCCGACCCGTCGGACGCGCTGAGCAAGCAGGAGGGATTGGAGGCGCGTGCCATCGAGGTGAGCCTCGACCTGTCGGAGCTGCGCGGACGCATGGAGGCCGCGGACCGGCGCAACCAGCTCGCGCGGACCGAGGGCTTCCTGCCGACCCTGTCCGGTGGCGTCCATGGCGAGCGGGAGGATGACCGGTGGGAGATGGGCGCGAGCCTCCGCGTCGGGGTGCCGCTCTTCGACCGCAAGCGCGGCGAGCGCATCGCGACCCTCTCCTCACGCGAGTCCTTGAAGGCTCGCTATGAGGCCACGGCCACCGCCATCCGCGCCTCGCTGCGCCAGGCCCGCTTCCGCGTGGAGTCCACCGCGAGCCGCGCGATGCACGTGCGGGACGTGCTCCTGCCCGCCACGCGCAAGGCCCTGGAGGAGACGGTGCTCCAGTACAACGCGATGCAGCTGGGCGTCTTCGACCTGCTGCGCGCCCAGGACAACGTGACGAACGCGGCCAGCACGTATGTGGACACGCTGCTGGAGCACCACCGCGCTCGCGCCGCGCTGGAGCAATTGCTCGCGGGCCGTCACCAGGGCGTGGAGCTGGCCCCCACCCGCATCTCGTCCGCCGCTTCGGGCTCCGCGCCCGCCGCGGACGCTCACTGA
- a CDS encoding heavy metal translocating P-type ATPase: MNAVETSPSLSGALERMDLAVSGMTCAACARRVERTLSEVEGVQECSVNFATRKASVVFDAKTTSVNALTEAVASAGYQAEVPKAEGSSEADSAEEKGLRRRLAVAVLFGLPVVVMAMSHGALDFPGSNWVQLLFTLPVIAYSGAPIFKAAWAALRHRSADMNVLVALGTGTAFLYSVVATQWPTLGASGEHAGHGDHGAALPVYFEAAAAVIGFVLLGRFLESRARTRAGDAIRRLQALAPANATVLRDGVEREVPLSQVRVGDEVVVRPGQSIPVDGSVVEGASSVDESMLTGESLPVEKSAGAEVFAGTMNSTGRLVFRAAKVGTDTALQQIVQVVERAQGTKAPIARLADVVSGVFTPVVLLIAIATFAAWFVLAPEETRLTMAVLNTVAVLVIACPCALGLATPAALMVGMGRGAQLGVLVKSAASLEGASHIDTVVLDKTGTLTQGRPAVVRIITSGDMTERDVLALTAAAESGSEHPLARAIVAEASARELKVAKPESFAATPGHGVEARVEGRTVFVGSRRMMERHGVSGSAEAERALTSDGQTPVLVAVDGKWVGAIGIADPEREEAASAVQSLRSMGMHVVMLTGDHEGPASRVARALGIDRVFAGVLPEGKAHVVRTLQAEGRKVAMVGDGINDAPALAQADLGVAMGTGTDVARDAAGVALLRSDLRGLPAALGLARSTMGVIRQNLFWAFLYNALGIPVAAGLLYTMTGWLLSPMLASLAMSLSSVSVLLNSLRLRSLRLPAAQPVA, from the coding sequence ATGAACGCCGTTGAGACATCTCCATCCCTGTCTGGCGCCCTGGAGCGCATGGACCTCGCCGTGTCGGGCATGACGTGCGCCGCCTGCGCCCGCCGCGTGGAGCGCACCTTGAGCGAGGTGGAGGGTGTCCAGGAGTGCAGCGTCAACTTCGCCACCCGCAAGGCCAGCGTCGTCTTCGACGCGAAGACCACCTCCGTCAACGCGCTGACGGAGGCTGTCGCGAGCGCGGGTTATCAAGCCGAGGTGCCGAAGGCGGAGGGTTCCAGTGAAGCGGACTCCGCCGAGGAGAAGGGCCTGCGGCGCAGGCTCGCGGTGGCGGTGCTCTTCGGCCTGCCGGTGGTGGTGATGGCCATGTCGCACGGGGCCTTGGACTTCCCGGGCTCCAACTGGGTGCAGCTGCTCTTCACGCTGCCGGTCATCGCGTACAGCGGCGCGCCCATCTTCAAGGCCGCGTGGGCCGCGCTGCGGCACCGGTCCGCGGACATGAACGTGCTGGTCGCGCTGGGGACGGGCACGGCGTTCCTCTACTCGGTGGTGGCCACCCAGTGGCCCACGCTCGGGGCGTCCGGGGAGCACGCGGGCCATGGCGACCATGGCGCGGCGCTGCCCGTCTACTTCGAGGCCGCCGCCGCGGTGATTGGCTTCGTGCTGCTGGGGCGCTTCCTGGAGTCGCGGGCCCGGACCCGGGCGGGAGATGCCATCCGGCGCTTGCAGGCGCTGGCTCCGGCCAACGCCACCGTGTTGCGAGACGGCGTCGAGCGCGAGGTGCCGCTTTCCCAGGTGCGCGTGGGCGACGAGGTGGTGGTGCGCCCGGGGCAGTCGATTCCGGTCGACGGCTCGGTGGTGGAGGGCGCGTCCTCGGTGGATGAGTCGATGCTCACCGGTGAGAGCCTGCCGGTGGAGAAGTCAGCGGGCGCGGAGGTGTTCGCGGGGACGATGAACAGCACGGGCCGGCTGGTCTTCCGCGCGGCGAAGGTGGGCACGGACACGGCGCTCCAGCAGATTGTGCAGGTGGTGGAGCGGGCGCAGGGGACCAAGGCGCCCATCGCGCGGCTGGCGGACGTGGTGAGCGGGGTCTTCACGCCGGTGGTGCTGCTCATCGCCATCGCCACCTTCGCGGCGTGGTTCGTCCTGGCTCCCGAGGAGACGCGCCTGACGATGGCGGTGCTCAACACGGTGGCGGTGCTGGTCATCGCCTGCCCTTGCGCGCTGGGTCTGGCGACGCCCGCGGCGCTGATGGTGGGCATGGGGCGCGGCGCGCAGCTGGGCGTGTTGGTGAAGAGCGCGGCGTCGCTGGAAGGGGCCAGCCACATCGACACGGTGGTGCTCGACAAGACGGGGACGCTGACGCAGGGGCGCCCGGCCGTGGTGCGCATCATCACCTCGGGGGACATGACGGAGCGCGACGTGCTGGCGCTGACGGCGGCGGCGGAGTCCGGCAGTGAGCACCCGTTGGCCCGGGCCATCGTCGCGGAGGCCTCGGCCCGGGAGCTGAAGGTGGCCAAGCCCGAGTCGTTCGCCGCCACGCCGGGGCACGGTGTGGAGGCGCGAGTCGAAGGGCGCACGGTGTTCGTGGGCAGCCGGCGGATGATGGAGCGGCACGGTGTGTCCGGGAGCGCCGAGGCGGAGCGGGCGCTCACGTCGGATGGACAGACGCCGGTGTTGGTGGCGGTGGATGGCAAGTGGGTGGGCGCCATCGGCATCGCGGACCCGGAGCGCGAGGAGGCGGCGTCGGCGGTGCAGTCGCTGCGGAGCATGGGCATGCACGTGGTGATGCTCACGGGTGACCACGAGGGCCCCGCGTCGCGGGTGGCGAGGGCGCTGGGCATCGACCGGGTGTTCGCCGGGGTGTTGCCCGAGGGCAAGGCGCACGTGGTCCGCACGCTCCAGGCGGAGGGCCGGAAGGTGGCCATGGTGGGGGATGGCATCAACGACGCGCCGGCCCTGGCCCAGGCGGACCTGGGGGTGGCGATGGGGACGGGGACGGACGTGGCGCGGGATGCGGCGGGGGTCGCGCTGCTGCGCTCCGACTTGAGGGGACTGCCCGCGGCGCTGGGGCTGGCCCGCTCCACGATGGGGGTGATTCGGCAGAACCTGTTCTGGGCGTTCCTCTACAACGCCCTGGGCATCCCGGTGGCGGCGGGGCTGCTCTACACGATGACGGGTTGGTTGCTGTCGCCCATGCTGGCGAGCCTGGCGATGTCGCTGTCGAGCGTGTCGGTGCTGCTCAACAGCCTGCGCCTGCGCAGCTTGCGCCTGCCCGCCGCCCAGCCGGTGGCCTGA
- a CDS encoding YbaK/EbsC family protein produces the protein MIPENIIQYLERHGIPFERKPHLRAITAQALASSLHVSGFLVAKSVILQSDDALLICVVSAPDTVNLDRVASVTGTRNLRLADESMFAPRFPGCEVGAEPPFGGLYGLPVVVDEHLREEERVLFRAGSHTEALELRFADFMNLEAPYLGDIIHDRPAKPLAAERFEEAPSPY, from the coding sequence ATGATTCCCGAGAACATCATCCAGTACCTGGAGCGCCACGGCATTCCGTTCGAGCGCAAGCCCCACCTGCGAGCCATCACCGCGCAGGCGCTGGCGTCCTCGCTGCACGTCAGCGGCTTCCTGGTGGCCAAGTCCGTCATCCTCCAATCCGATGACGCGCTGTTGATTTGTGTGGTGAGCGCACCGGACACGGTGAACCTGGACCGCGTCGCGTCGGTGACGGGCACGCGCAACCTGCGGCTCGCGGACGAGTCCATGTTCGCGCCACGCTTCCCCGGCTGCGAGGTCGGCGCGGAGCCTCCCTTCGGCGGCCTCTACGGCCTGCCCGTGGTGGTGGATGAACACCTCCGCGAAGAGGAGCGCGTGTTGTTCCGCGCGGGCTCGCACACCGAGGCCCTGGAGCTGCGCTTCGCGGACTTCATGAACCTGGAGGCGCCCTACCTCGGCGACATCATCCACGACCGCCCAGCCAAACCCCTGGCCGCCGAGCGCTTCGAAGAAGCCCCCTCACCCTACTGA
- a CDS encoding RNA polymerase sigma factor, whose product MSEEVLALLMEHRPEFLRFVEQKVGSRAAAEDLVQDAFVRGLDRAEALHGKESLTVWFYRVLHHAVIDHYRRRGTSERALAAMAREFEEAQPPEVERARAICPCVGRVADTLKPEYAEALRRVSMEGTRLPQFAREVGITSRNAAVRLHRARKALKKQLQVSCGACASEGCLDCTCGEPGAGGCGPATA is encoded by the coding sequence ATGTCCGAAGAGGTGCTCGCCCTGTTGATGGAGCACCGTCCGGAGTTCTTGCGCTTCGTCGAACAGAAGGTGGGCAGCCGCGCGGCGGCGGAGGACCTGGTCCAGGATGCGTTCGTTCGCGGCCTGGACCGGGCGGAGGCGCTGCACGGGAAGGAGTCCCTGACGGTGTGGTTCTACCGGGTGCTGCACCACGCGGTCATCGACCACTACCGGCGGCGAGGCACGTCGGAGCGGGCGCTGGCCGCCATGGCTCGCGAGTTCGAGGAGGCGCAGCCCCCAGAGGTGGAGCGCGCGCGGGCCATCTGCCCCTGCGTGGGGCGCGTCGCGGACACGCTCAAGCCCGAATACGCGGAGGCCTTGCGGCGCGTCTCGATGGAGGGCACGCGCCTGCCGCAGTTCGCGCGAGAGGTGGGGATTACGTCCAGGAACGCGGCCGTGCGGCTGCATCGAGCGCGCAAGGCGCTCAAGAAGCAGCTGCAGGTCTCATGTGGTGCCTGTGCCTCGGAGGGCTGTCTGGACTGCACGTGTGGCGAGCCCGGGGCTGGGGGCTGTGGGCCCGCGACGGCTTGA
- a CDS encoding cupredoxin domain-containing protein, whose product MLDTTEVMVVASSLVAAAATALFFFGPRKRTRAKSETGGAQQVDLMVDGGYRPDRIVVRAGMPVKLNVLRTDRSACSEQFVLGDLGVSRTLPTGRVVSIDLPALKEGAYDFTCGMNMLRGRLIAES is encoded by the coding sequence ATGTTGGACACGACGGAAGTGATGGTGGTGGCGAGCAGTCTGGTGGCGGCGGCGGCGACGGCGTTGTTCTTCTTCGGGCCGCGCAAGCGCACCCGGGCGAAGAGTGAGACGGGTGGCGCACAGCAGGTGGACCTGATGGTGGATGGGGGCTACCGGCCCGACCGCATCGTGGTGCGCGCGGGGATGCCGGTGAAGCTCAACGTCCTGCGCACGGACCGTTCCGCCTGCTCCGAGCAGTTCGTCCTGGGGGACCTGGGCGTGTCCCGGACGCTGCCGACGGGGCGGGTGGTGAGCATCGACCTGCCCGCCCTCAAGGAGGGTGCGTACGACTTCACGTGCGGCATGAACATGCTGCGTGGCCGCCTCATCGCCGAGTCGTGA
- a CDS encoding ABC transporter ATP-binding protein: MATVSLEDVRKVYRGGVAAVKGVTLDIADGEFVSLVGPSGCGKSTTLNLIAGLETLSGGTLRIDGDVVNELSPKERDVAMVFQSYALYPHLDVARNLAFPLEVAGLPRADIDARVREVASMLGLESLLSRRPKALSGGQRQRVALGRALVRRPKVFLFDEPLSNLDAGLRAQMRGEIKKLHERLRATFIYVTHDQAEAMTLSDRVVVMSQGEVLQVAPPRELYDAPANLFVAGFFGSPRINEVKPRTLGLEGEDRVLGLRPEHLEVLSSPSAAGALSGRVYLVEPMGAECWVTVEVDGERLVARAPGDFRAPSGTPVALRFETSKLREFDARTGRARSVG; encoded by the coding sequence GTGGCGACGGTGTCACTCGAGGACGTGCGCAAGGTGTACCGGGGTGGCGTGGCCGCGGTGAAGGGCGTGACGCTGGACATCGCGGACGGCGAGTTCGTGTCCCTGGTGGGCCCATCGGGTTGTGGCAAGTCCACGACGCTCAACCTCATCGCGGGGCTGGAGACCTTGTCGGGTGGAACGCTGCGCATCGACGGCGACGTGGTGAATGAGCTGTCGCCGAAGGAGCGCGACGTCGCCATGGTGTTCCAGAGCTACGCGCTCTATCCGCACCTGGACGTGGCCCGGAACCTGGCGTTCCCGCTGGAGGTCGCCGGCCTGCCGCGCGCGGACATCGACGCGCGGGTGCGTGAAGTGGCCTCGATGTTGGGCCTGGAGTCGTTGCTGTCCCGGCGGCCCAAGGCGCTCTCGGGTGGACAGCGCCAGCGCGTGGCCCTGGGGCGCGCGCTCGTGCGCAGGCCGAAGGTGTTCCTGTTCGACGAGCCGTTGTCCAATCTGGACGCGGGGCTGCGCGCGCAGATGCGCGGCGAAATCAAGAAGCTGCACGAGCGGCTCCGGGCCACCTTCATCTACGTCACGCATGACCAGGCGGAGGCGATGACGCTGTCGGACCGGGTGGTGGTGATGAGCCAGGGCGAGGTGCTGCAGGTGGCTCCACCGCGCGAGCTGTACGACGCGCCGGCGAACCTGTTCGTGGCGGGGTTCTTCGGCTCGCCGCGCATCAACGAGGTGAAGCCTCGGACGCTGGGGCTGGAGGGCGAGGACCGCGTCCTGGGCCTGCGCCCCGAGCACCTGGAGGTGCTCTCCAGTCCCAGTGCCGCTGGCGCGCTGTCGGGCCGCGTGTACCTGGTGGAGCCGATGGGCGCGGAGTGCTGGGTGACGGTGGAGGTCGACGGTGAGCGGCTGGTGGCTCGTGCTCCTGGCGACTTCCGTGCGCCGTCGGGGACTCCCGTGGCGCTGCGCTTCGAGACCTCGAAGCTGCGTGAGTTCGACGCGAGGACGGGGCGCGCGCGCTCAGTAGGGTGA
- a CDS encoding Kelch repeat-containing protein — MRSGRTSFLGVALFALVFSCNSGPRVAGVALDETGVPLKLATPRERFSFIPLADGRVLASGGFDGQRTLSSCEVFEPESGLWHLTGTMHSPRRDHAAVRMLDGRVLVMGGTQGGRPGVLASVEVFEPSTGTWTLLASMSVARDDPAAVLLPDGRVLVAGGTDADGRPLRSAEVFQPLAGTWEPVSPPGFVRGGAGSAVMLPNGKALFVSGLQAELYDVATGRWEKAGFAGGAAGTHRQGHSVTMLPDGRVLVVGGGTARASSTAEVYDAMTGLWTLVAPPAVPREHHAAVVTREGAVLVLGGEHSTAGVLASVERFDPATGLWSFAPALVERREPPGALVLPDGAVLLVGGGNEVSGLLATSEKYLPGGCVPRTCMAHEAVCGATSDGCGGTLECGPCVLEGCDAQQCRAEGLTRR; from the coding sequence ATGCGAAGTGGTCGCACATCCTTTCTCGGCGTGGCGCTGTTCGCGCTCGTGTTCTCCTGCAACTCCGGTCCCCGCGTGGCCGGAGTGGCGCTGGACGAGACAGGTGTGCCCCTGAAGCTGGCGACGCCGCGCGAGCGGTTTTCCTTCATCCCGCTGGCGGATGGCCGCGTGCTCGCCTCGGGGGGCTTCGATGGCCAGCGCACGTTGTCGAGCTGCGAGGTGTTCGAGCCCGAGTCGGGCCTGTGGCATCTGACAGGCACGATGCACTCGCCCCGCCGCGACCACGCCGCGGTGCGGATGCTGGATGGCCGCGTGCTGGTGATGGGAGGAACCCAGGGGGGGAGGCCCGGCGTGCTCGCGAGCGTGGAGGTGTTCGAGCCATCCACGGGAACGTGGACCCTCCTCGCGTCCATGTCCGTGGCGCGCGATGACCCGGCGGCGGTGCTGCTGCCGGATGGGCGTGTGCTCGTCGCGGGAGGCACGGATGCGGATGGCCGGCCGCTGCGCTCGGCGGAGGTGTTCCAGCCGCTGGCGGGGACGTGGGAGCCGGTGTCTCCGCCGGGCTTCGTGCGAGGGGGCGCGGGCTCCGCGGTGATGCTGCCCAACGGCAAGGCGCTCTTCGTGAGTGGCCTCCAGGCGGAGCTGTACGACGTGGCCACGGGGCGCTGGGAGAAGGCGGGATTCGCGGGCGGCGCGGCGGGGACCCATCGGCAGGGGCACTCGGTGACGATGTTGCCGGATGGCCGCGTGCTCGTCGTGGGAGGCGGCACCGCGCGTGCCTCCAGCACGGCGGAGGTCTACGACGCGATGACGGGCCTGTGGACGCTGGTGGCGCCGCCAGCGGTTCCTCGCGAGCACCATGCGGCGGTGGTGACGCGCGAGGGCGCGGTGCTGGTGCTGGGCGGCGAGCACTCCACGGCGGGTGTGCTCGCGTCGGTGGAGCGCTTCGACCCCGCGACGGGGCTGTGGTCCTTCGCGCCCGCGCTGGTGGAGCGACGGGAGCCACCAGGAGCGCTCGTGTTGCCAGATGGCGCGGTGTTGCTGGTGGGCGGGGGGAACGAGGTGTCGGGCCTGCTCGCCACGAGCGAGAAGTACCTGCCCGGCGGCTGTGTCCCGCGCACGTGTATGGCGCACGAGGCCGTGTGTGGCGCGACGTCCGATGGATGCGGCGGGACGCTCGAGTGTGGCCCCTGTGTCCTGGAGGGCTGTGACGCACAGCAGTGCCGGGCGGAGGGCCTCACCCGGCGGTGA
- a CDS encoding copper oxidase, which yields MDRREFMQFGALAGGTLLAGQALAQTPSNLAPAVRARAEKPRIVAPGGQVAVVTPNGSTLPWKNVGGVKVGHLVAMPVRHTFAPGLEVEAWGYNGSTPGPTIEAVEGDRIRIYVTNRLPEPTTVHWHGLILPNGMDGVSGLNQRPIAPGETFAYEFTLNRAGTYMYHPHYDEMTQMALGMMGMLIVHPKRSRGPRVDRDFALMTHEWKVLPGMRRPDPNAMSDFNVLTFNSKAFPATAPLVIGRGERVRIRLGNLSAMDHHPIHLHGLYFEVTGTDGGFVPESARYPETSVLVPVGSTRVIEFVADEPGDWAMHCHMTHHVMNQMGHAAPVTVGANARNIDKQVQALVPQYMTMGQDGMGGMEEMGMPVPPNSIPMKGGKGPFGSIDMGGMFTVLKVRENPEAEDGSGWYVHPKGTVADKADPAKLAADGIDPDVRFG from the coding sequence ATGGACCGCAGGGAATTCATGCAGTTTGGAGCACTCGCGGGTGGCACGTTGCTCGCCGGCCAGGCGCTCGCGCAGACCCCGTCGAACCTCGCGCCCGCCGTCAGGGCCCGGGCCGAGAAGCCGCGCATCGTCGCGCCTGGAGGGCAGGTCGCCGTCGTCACGCCCAATGGCTCCACGCTGCCCTGGAAGAACGTGGGCGGCGTGAAGGTGGGCCACCTGGTGGCGATGCCCGTGAGGCACACGTTCGCGCCGGGGCTGGAGGTGGAGGCGTGGGGTTACAACGGCTCGACGCCGGGGCCGACCATCGAGGCGGTGGAAGGGGACCGCATCCGCATCTACGTCACCAACCGGCTGCCCGAGCCCACCACGGTGCACTGGCATGGGCTCATCCTGCCCAACGGCATGGATGGTGTGTCCGGGCTCAACCAGCGCCCCATCGCGCCGGGGGAGACGTTCGCCTACGAGTTCACGCTGAACCGCGCGGGCACGTACATGTACCATCCGCACTACGACGAGATGACGCAGATGGCGCTGGGGATGATGGGCATGCTCATCGTCCACCCCAAGCGTTCGCGAGGCCCTCGCGTGGACCGCGACTTCGCGCTGATGACCCACGAGTGGAAGGTGCTGCCGGGCATGCGCCGGCCGGACCCCAACGCGATGAGCGACTTCAACGTCCTCACGTTCAACTCCAAGGCCTTCCCCGCCACGGCGCCGCTGGTCATCGGCCGGGGCGAGCGCGTGCGCATCCGCCTGGGCAACCTGTCCGCGATGGACCATCACCCCATCCACTTGCATGGCCTGTACTTCGAGGTGACGGGCACGGATGGAGGCTTCGTTCCCGAGTCCGCGCGCTACCCGGAGACGTCCGTGCTCGTCCCGGTGGGCAGCACCCGTGTCATCGAGTTCGTCGCGGATGAGCCAGGCGACTGGGCGATGCACTGCCACATGACCCACCACGTGATGAACCAGATGGGGCACGCGGCGCCGGTGACGGTGGGGGCGAACGCCAGGAACATCGACAAGCAGGTGCAGGCGCTGGTGCCGCAGTACATGACGATGGGGCAGGACGGCATGGGCGGGATGGAGGAGATGGGCATGCCGGTGCCGCCCAACAGCATCCCGATGAAGGGCGGCAAGGGGCCGTTTGGTTCCATCGACATGGGCGGCATGTTCACGGTGCTGAAGGTGCGTGAGAACCCGGAGGCCGAGGACGGCAGCGGCTGGTACGTGCATCCGAAGGGCACGGTCGCCGACAAGGCGGACCCGGCGAAGCTCGCGGCGGATGGCATCGACCCGGACGTCCGCTTCGGCTGA